One segment of Triticum aestivum cultivar Chinese Spring chromosome 2A, IWGSC CS RefSeq v2.1, whole genome shotgun sequence DNA contains the following:
- the LOC123191550 gene encoding glycerol-3-phosphate acyltransferase 1-like: MAGYYNGQIVLELDNKAIVNELNAQTPTRSTHYGLIMDIKQVMAGFAACKVHEADKAAWQVLLRDKYPKPFVFHDGLAFTPTFSAAIAMYTYIPFGIFLAILRSTAYSLLPYRVSVPIGALTGMRSRIIAGPPANAMDENKAGGRLYVCNHRTLLDPITVVAGLRKPVTAVTYSVSPVSELMAPIRTARLTRDRDEDRRRMERLLARGNLVVCPEGTTCREPYLLRLSPLFAELAAEVTPIALETRVDMFYGTSTKPTSKVLDPLYFMMNPRPEYRVEFLEPVDTMTVADGHGHDDISHNIHVANRVQRVLGEALAFQLTEQTRKDKYMMLSGNEGIVKAKAKKS, encoded by the exons ATGGCGGGCTATTACAATGGGCAGATTGTGCTGGAGTTGGATAACAAAGCAATTGTCAACGAGCTGAACGCACAGACCCCAACGCGCTCTACTCATTATGGTCTGATCATGGACATTAAGCAGGTCATGGCAGGTTTCGCTGCATGCAAAGTTCA CGAGGCCGACAAGGCGGCATGGCAGGTATTGCTGAGGGACAAGTACCCCAAGCCCTTCGTCTTCCACGACGGCCTCGCCTTCACGCCGACGTTCTCCGCCGCGATCGCCATGTACACGTACATCCCCTTCGGCATCTTCCTGGCCATCCTCCGCAGCACGGCATACAGCCTCCTCCCCTACCGCGTCTCCGTCCCCATCGGGGCCCTCACCGGCATGCGCTCCCGCATCATCGCCGGACCGCCCGCCAACGCCATGGATGAAAACAAGGCCGGCGGCCGCCTCTACGTGTGCAACCACCGCACCCTCCTGGACCCGATCACCGTCGTGGCTGGGCTCCGCAAGCCCGTCACCGCGGTCACCTACAGCGTGAGCCCCGTCTCCGAGCTGATGGCGCCCATCCGCACGGCGCGGCTGACCCGGGACCGGGATGAGGACCGCCGACGCATGGAGAGGCTGCTGGCGCGCGGAAACCTTGTGGTGTGCCCCGAGGGGACGACCTGCCGGGAGCCCTACCTGCTCCGCTTGAGCCCCTTGttcgccgagctcgccgccgagGTTACCCCCATCGCGCTCGAGACCCGGGTCGACATGTTCTACGGCACGTCCACCAAGCCGACGTCCAAAGTGCTCGACCCGCTCTACTTCATGATGAACCCGCGGCCCGAGTACCGCGTCGAATTCCTGGAGCCGGTCGATACCATGACCGTGGCCGACGGCCACGGCCACGACGACATAAGCCACAACATCCACGTGGCGAACCGAGTGCAGCGTGTGCTGGGCGAGGCGCTTGCGTTCCAGCTCACCGAGCAGACGAGGAAAGACAAATACATGATGCTCTCCGGGAACGAAGGCATCGTCAAAGCGAAGGCCAAGAAGTCGTAG